In Sphaeramia orbicularis chromosome 15, fSphaOr1.1, whole genome shotgun sequence, a single genomic region encodes these proteins:
- the scdb gene encoding stearoyl-CoA desaturase b: MTETETRIHHAGKQHNGDAMAEGSTVEDVFDDTYKEGDGPKPPRMLVWRNIILMSLLHIGALYGLILIPSASVLTLAWSAVCFLISALGVTAGAHRLWSHRSYKASFPLKVFLALANSMAFQNDIYEWARDHRVHHKYSETDADPHNAMRGFFFAHIGWLLVRKHPDVIEKGRKLELSDLKADEVVMFQRRHYKLSVVILCFLVPMLVPWYFWGESLLVGYFLPGLLRYTVVLNATWLVNSAAHMWGNKPYDKTINPRENPLVAFSAVGEGFHNYHHTFPFDYATSEFGCRLNLTTAFIDLMCFLGLAKDRKRVSKETILARIQRTGDGSHKSG; encoded by the exons ATGACCGAGACGGAAACCAGAATTCATCACGCTGGCAAACAACACAACGGAGATGCCATGGCAGAAGGGTCGACGGTAGAGGATGTTTTTGATGATACATATAAAGAAGGAGACGGCCCTAAACCACCCAGGATGCTGGTGTGGAGAAATATCATCCTGATGAGTCTGCTACATATCGGTGCGCTTTACGGACTCATCCTCATTCCTTCCGCGTCGGTTTTAACTCTTGCCTGGT CTGCAGTGTGCTTCCTCATCAGTGCTCTTGGTGTGACCGCTGGTGCACACAGGTTATGGAGCCACAGATCTTATAAGGCTTCTTTTCCACTGAAAGTCTTCCTTGCCCTTGCCAACTCCATGGCCTTTCAG AATGACATATACGAGTGGGCACGAGACCACCGGGTCCATCACAAGTACTCAGAGACAGATGCAGAcccccacaatgcaatgcgaggCTTTTTCTTTGCCCACATCGGTTGGCTGCTGGTTCGTAAGCATCCTGACGTCATTGAAAAGGGACGAAAACTGGAGCTGTCGGACCTGAAGGCAGATGAAGTGGTTATGTTTCAGCGAAG gcactACAAGCTCTCTGTGGTCATTCTTTGCTTCCTGGTGCCCATGTTGGTGCCCTGGTACTTCTGGGGTGAATCCTTGTTGGTGGGATACTTCCTGCCTGGACTCTTACGATACACAGTGGTGCTCAACGCTACCTGGCTGGTCAATAGTGCTGCACACATGTGGGGCAACAAGCCTTATGACAAGACCATAAACCCACGGGAAAACCCACTGGTTGCTTTCAGTGCCGTAG ggGAAGGTTTTCACAACTACCATCACACTTTCCCCTTTGACTATGCCACCAGTGAGTTTGGCTGCAGGCTCAATCTTACCACCGCCTTCATAGACCTCATGTGCTTCCTGGGTTTGGCCAAAGACCGCAAGAGAGTGTCAAAAGAAACCATCCTCGCTCGCATACAGCGAACAGGTGATGGCAGCCACAAAAGTGGCTGA